Proteins encoded within one genomic window of Tidjanibacter massiliensis:
- the queG gene encoding tRNA epoxyqueuosine(34) reductase QueG, which yields MLQAREIKQAAAAAGFDLCGICRVRNFSAEQTFFEGWLERGFDGGLGYLRRNVEKRFSPAELMPGAHSVVVCGVSYKNDTSLGYGDTAVPKVASYACSGDYHVAVKEMLYETAARLGLKEDGTGFRAFTDTAPLLEKRLACEAGLGFIGRNTLLVSPRYGSFLLLGELVVDVPVDTYDRPYEGIGCGACRRCVEHCPAGALTGEGLDARRCISRLTVEPHPERVPALAQRIGASTAGWIFGCDDCQNVCPYNLRAPFFANPRFRPLFSPADMPACRWLEMTQAEFDARFGATPMARSGLARIKELLRR from the coding sequence ATGTTGCAAGCCCGTGAAATAAAGCAGGCCGCCGCTGCCGCCGGTTTCGACCTGTGCGGTATCTGTCGTGTGCGCAATTTCAGTGCCGAACAGACCTTTTTCGAGGGGTGGCTGGAGCGGGGGTTCGACGGAGGACTGGGGTATCTGCGCAGGAATGTGGAGAAGCGTTTCTCTCCGGCGGAACTGATGCCCGGAGCGCACTCGGTGGTGGTCTGCGGTGTCTCCTACAAGAATGATACGAGCCTCGGTTACGGCGATACGGCGGTACCCAAGGTGGCGTCGTATGCCTGTTCGGGGGATTATCATGTCGCGGTGAAGGAGATGCTGTACGAGACCGCTGCGCGGTTGGGACTGAAGGAGGACGGAACGGGTTTCAGAGCCTTTACGGATACGGCTCCGCTGCTGGAGAAACGGCTCGCCTGCGAAGCGGGCCTCGGTTTCATAGGACGCAATACGCTGCTCGTCTCGCCCCGTTACGGCTCTTTCCTGCTGCTCGGCGAACTGGTGGTGGATGTGCCGGTCGATACTTATGACCGGCCCTATGAGGGTATCGGCTGCGGCGCGTGCCGGAGGTGCGTGGAACATTGTCCGGCAGGCGCTTTGACAGGCGAGGGGCTGGATGCCCGCCGGTGTATCTCCCGGTTGACCGTCGAACCGCATCCGGAACGGGTCCCGGCGCTTGCGCAGCGCATCGGAGCTTCTACGGCGGGATGGATATTCGGGTGTGACGACTGTCAGAACGTGTGTCCCTATAACCTCCGGGCTCCTTTCTTTGCGAATCCTCGCTTCCGGCCGCTTTTCAGTCCGGCTGATATGCCCGCCTGCCGGTGGCTGGAGATGACACAGGCAGAGTTCGACGCGCGGTTCGGGGCGACACCGATGGCACGTTCGGGACTGGCACGTATCAAAGAGCTTCTGAGGCGCTGA
- the aroB gene encoding 3-dehydroquinate synthase, translating into MKDIINIVCDEGATSRVVIGSVEENFESLLPGGTPRIIIVTDAKVHANNLAFVNAHEHIVIGQGESSKTFVKLEEVYRQLLHMGADRSTFIVGMGGGIVTDVTGFVASTYMRGVRFGFLPTTLLAQVDASIGGKNGVNLDGYKNIIGVFNQPEFVLCDPELLSSLPDREFRAGLAEVIKAGIIGDAELFSMVERHSFEEIRSDAPLLRELIIRSIRVKTAIVEHDQRERGERRKLNLGHTFAHAIEKSFTNLSHGEAVAAGMAIVCDAAVRAGKLDEATADRIRNVISSMGLPTEYPVEMKQLLIAIRADKKREGNGIYLVFPRAIGECSVEMVNTDSLEDIFLDAAKAPQKPAPQSAVPEEAPEVPGSLSASEAL; encoded by the coding sequence ATGAAGGATATCATCAATATCGTATGCGACGAAGGGGCCACGTCCCGGGTCGTGATAGGTTCCGTAGAGGAGAACTTCGAGAGCCTGCTGCCCGGCGGAACGCCCCGCATCATCATCGTGACCGACGCCAAGGTACATGCCAACAACCTGGCTTTCGTCAATGCGCACGAACATATCGTCATCGGTCAGGGCGAAAGCAGCAAGACTTTCGTCAAGCTCGAAGAGGTCTACCGCCAGCTCCTCCACATGGGGGCCGACCGGAGCACCTTCATCGTCGGTATGGGCGGCGGCATCGTGACCGACGTCACCGGTTTTGTCGCCTCCACCTACATGCGGGGCGTCCGTTTCGGATTCCTGCCCACCACCCTCCTCGCACAGGTCGATGCGAGCATCGGCGGCAAAAACGGCGTGAACCTCGACGGATACAAGAACATCATCGGAGTCTTCAACCAGCCGGAATTCGTCCTCTGCGACCCCGAGCTGCTCTCCAGCCTCCCCGACCGGGAGTTCCGGGCGGGTCTGGCCGAGGTAATAAAGGCGGGCATCATCGGCGACGCGGAGCTCTTCTCCATGGTGGAGAGGCACTCCTTCGAGGAGATACGTTCCGACGCTCCCCTGCTGCGCGAACTCATCATCCGCTCCATCCGGGTGAAGACGGCGATAGTGGAGCACGACCAGCGCGAACGGGGCGAACGGCGCAAACTCAACCTCGGCCACACATTCGCCCATGCGATAGAGAAAAGTTTCACCAACCTCTCCCACGGCGAAGCCGTAGCGGCCGGCATGGCCATCGTCTGCGACGCGGCGGTACGCGCAGGCAAGCTCGACGAAGCCACGGCGGACCGTATCCGGAACGTCATCAGCAGCATGGGCCTGCCCACGGAGTACCCGGTAGAGATGAAACAGCTGCTTATTGCCATCCGTGCCGACAAGAAACGGGAAGGCAACGGCATCTACCTCGTCTTTCCGCGTGCCATCGGCGAATGTTCGGTGGAGATGGTGAATACCGACAGCCTCGAAGACATCTTCCTCGACGCGGCGAAGGCACCCCAGAAACCGGCGCCGCAGTCCGCCGTACCGGAAGAAGCCCCGGAAGTTCCCGGAAGCCTCAGCGCCTCAGAAGCTCTTTGA